TATAtatgacagagaaaaataatccaaatagcTTTACTTCTCAATTCATAATCTTCTACTTGTGTCTATCTTTCTTCATGTTTCACATCCTGGATAAGGGATTTAAAGCTCAGACTTGTGAGCATGAGAAGtgattttataaatttgtaaGATGCATTTAAACTCAAGAGTCTATGATTATATGATTTCCTGGAAAAAAACCTCACCTATGAATTTGTCTGACATGGCTCCATGGAAAGGGCCCCCAGCAGCTGTTGGTTCAACAAGAAAGAAGCTGTTAAGAGTGAAAATGATAATGATAGTAAGTGTCGCTGATTTATAAACAGTATCTTTGCATAAGGCCTTTCTCTTGAGCCTTATATTGCTACCACATAGGCTCTTTGTAGGCAAATTCCATGACGTTTCTTAACTGTGGCTAATTGGACCTCAGGGTTATTTTACCACCATTAGCCGATCATGCCAACAACCCAATAATTTCATAGAAACTGAAAAGCAGAGGAGTGCTTTTTctattcatctttaattttgaacTCTTCCTTAAGGCTAAATGAGGCTGAAATACTatgatgagagaaagaaaaaaaaaaacagcaatttgCCTACCTCTGAAATATGGTATTCGATAAGAAATGAGCATAATATGAAGTCTGAATATTGATGATTGTATAAATTAAACAGTTAGGTAGGTAACTATCtgacttaattttctttcatgataaatgttattttatggaCTCACacttggcatacggaagttcacggggccagggttgaatcagaggtacagctgccagtaAGCCATATCATGATGGTCTTTGCCACAgttggtggcaatgccagatccttaaccatttaagcaaggccagggatcaaacctgcatcctcacagatactatgttgggttcttaaaccactgagccacaaaaggaactccaatattttatttttaattaccattCATGctcaacataatattttaatatcattttctgATGTGCACTAGGTCGTCCTTATGAACCCTATTATAATATTGGCACTTCACACCAAGTAAAAATTACACTACATCTTCAGAGTAGTTGTTTCCAGTGCCAATTCTGGAATTAGATGAAGAAGATAATGGTGGAAATAATTccacttttaaattatattcaaagaTGGTAAAATGCCTTTATTTGCCATTTAAATTTAATCTCAAAGTATACTTATGTAAAAAAATTGGCAACAATATCCATAGCTTATAACTAGAAAATACAACATAGGGAATGAGAGCATCATTTTCAAGGGGAAGTAAGAAGCTAGGTCACTAAATCATGGGCCAGGTTTTTGATCTTCAAATTGTTGGTATACAACTAAATTGTCATGATACTCTTATAGTGCCACCAACTGCAAGGCCTAAAACAATTCTACATTAAAGAAATATACaccaatatttaaaattattttgtaaataaacacAATTCAGTTCAACTCAggaatatttctatatatattttttcacttcctCTCCACATTCCAATATGCTTACATTagtaagaagagaaataaattgtaCATAACTCTGGATGGGCTCTAGAGAAAGTATTCACTGTGGGCAGCAAGTGTCATGAatgaaaatactttaagaaaGCTATCATGGGGTTCAACCTAGCTTGATTAAACATTGCAATGTGTTAGGGCCAAAATAACATTTGTGTTGGTACATGAAAATGACAGTTTGAATGAGGATTTGAGACTATTTAATAAGTTATAAGGAAAGTGAAGTTAACTTAGTGTCATCCTGGAAATATCTTGAACTTGCCTCTCAGCTCTGGAATGAAAGCCACACTTCAGAGACTTAGCatgtactggaaaaaaaaaatcatcattccaAACCTCACAAAAGATTGAAATACATTTGTTAGGTGGCAATCCAGTCTCTACTTAAATAACTACAGTGCTGCTTATACAGCTTGTTTTAGAATGCTTACACCCACCTAGTCTAGCCCTAAGCCCTAAAGTAGCATGGAATGGAAAACAAGTCAAGTTTAGATCTAAATTGTTGTCCATGAAAACAATTTTCACAAGAGAAGTTCCTGGAGTAATACCAGAAAAGGCAGTTCCCAGAATACAAATGCAAGGACAGAGTGGTTTAAAATCCTAAAgggacagcaacacaggatctcacACTTGAAgagtaaaccagaaagaaagcaggagaaatTTTAAATGGATCTTGGCACAGTTGATCAGAAGCTAACTGAGGAATGGTGTGATATTTGGAAAGCTCAGAGATTAATTAGCAAAAAACAAGTACTTGCTACATTGATCTTATGGGCGGTTTCATACATTTCAATAGGTAGAGAAACAGTCTCAAAATAACAAAGCCCTCAAGAGCAGAGATCCCATTGTATTAATTCATTCCAAACATCTTTCATCCCATAAGGTCACCACTTAAGTTGTTTACCAGGAAGAAGAGGTGGAATGAGGTCTCAAAACTCTTTGGATTTTACCTATAATTGAAGTAAAAGCAAATAGAACAATAATGTGGCAATAAACACATTGGCTTGAGCAGAATCACAGAACTTAGAAACACCTTCCAATTTACCTAAGTAAATTACTTGTAGAAGTAGGGCAATTTTTAAGGTTAAAACAGGAGATGATGGCAtagtgtgaaataaaattcatgtcTCCTGATCCTGAAGCTAGTGTTCTTCATCATGTTTTCATAACCACCGTATGCTTGGAAATATTGCTATATCCAAGGTCCACTGATTTCCTGAAGAAAGCATATTGTAGCCATGAAATGGGAGCTGGATCTTTCTgtcaaaagaggaaactgaaaacACATCTacgacatatacacacatttgaatttatttttattttagaagcacttttcatttatgaaaatagCTACAATTAATTCACAACAAAATCTTTGAAGTTAGGCATTGGTTTATTTGAGAAATCCTTTCTTTGGTCAACTGTGgagaaatcattcattttttttttaaatgtacatatttcTTATAATTCATCTCAGTTTTAAAAGAGGATTCCAGATTCAAGGAACTAAGTGGAAAGCTTAATGTTaattagagaaattattttacagatatatTTTACAGTGTGCTTCTGAAGAAAACCCAAACATAAACACTAGTAATTACTGTTAATCTGAAAAATTACCACTACTTATGGCatataaacaataatattttcataaaaagctATAATCAAATGCAAGCACCAAAAGAGTCTATGGATCAATCCAAAGATCACGATGTAGATTAAGAATATTTGGTCTCAAAGTGATTTACAGGTCATATGATCTAATTAGGGATTCTCTTACAccatttatttctataaattaagaaaacaaaatcttaattttataatGTTGTTTTAACCATTTCAGAACCATTAATAATTTTCACAtcagtttaaataaattaaattttatattcacttACAACACTTGCCAACAGAATAAGAACTCCAATAACCTTTGATTAGTTGTATCAGTTATGGGTCAAGAGTGTTCTGGCAAGAATcttctttctatttcatattcCACAGCATCTTAGATACCAGTTGGCCAAATAGCTTTCTGAGAACccactgattttatatataggcACAGTATATAACCATGTAATTagaaagaatttttgtttgtttgtttgtatggttttaggactgaacctgcggcatatagatGTTCACAGGCTGAGGGTCGAATGTGAGCTGTGGCTGACAGTCTAGGCCACAGCAAGATGGAATCTGTGCCCCATCTGTGAACTACATAccattcatggcaatgctggatactgaaaccactgagcaaagacagggatagaacatgcaacctcatggatcctagtccactTCATAACTGACTGacccacaaagagaactccctgaaaGGAAAATTTTCCATTGCTACAAAATAAGAGAAGTTCTGAGGGAAAGGTCTTTTCTCTGACAACATTGAAACTATTGAAAGAGAATCAGATTTGGTTTTAGAATGATGAAGATCGGAATACTAGCTCTGACTCTGATATTGAGTgtgttatttaacctctttgaacTTCACTCCTCCACATATGTGGACCAGGGATAACCATAACATCTTTTAGGTGCTTTTAGTGTTAAGCGAGAGGTATGAAAAGAAATTTAGAGTAATAAGATATGAAAATTTAAAGAtcatgatagaaataaaatattcattttgggCCATTTAATATCTGAAATCACATTCCTAGGTTTATGTGATAGGAATAGGTTTATGAATATACTAGTTGTGTTTTTGCCCTCTGTATTCTTTACTGTATAAGGAACAGGGGGTAACATGGGAGTAACACTAATAGTGAACCCTGCTATGGCTTTATCCATGGGAAAAAGTACAGAATGTCTTTTTATGATGCACAGAATGTCACAGAATCATAAAAATACAGgcacaaaaaacaagacaaattgTGATAAGGGAGCTACAGGTAGACAGGACTTTTTCCTCCCTGCACAGCTGTGAGTCCCAAAGACACACAGGATGAACACGCTGGATACCAACCACATTACAAAAGTGATCACCATTGCAGCAACCAACACTTGAACAAGGTAAGAGTCAATGCTGGTATCTGTGTTGGGGGAAAATGTCACATATGAAGGGATCCACGATGTCTGAACCACAGCGTGGAAGCCAGGAAGGGACAAGGATCTGTCCAATCAATCACAGAAAACCCACCTCCACCAGGAGGCATCACGTGTCCTGGTTCATGATGGTCATATAGTGCAGAGATCATGTATCAGACACAGCAATCTACCATAAGGACCATAAGGACAGCAATCTACTGAAAGTTTGATTGATTTCCCTGACCATTGCAGACACAGCCAGTTTTGTAGGTATTTGTAAATTCATTATGCATTTCTTATTGAAAAACATGAAGAGTGGTGCATGGCATTTTCCTTTAGACTGATGAATAAGAAATATTGActgccatatcagtaaataaAGGATATGGCAGCCATCAAGCATTATATTACAGATACTTGGACAGTGAGCTTTGAGGGAACTCAATATGGAAGCAATGCCCACCACTGCAGCCAGCCCCAGAGGTGCACCCTGAGGAGACACAAGATGAGAGAACCCAGCATACTGGTCCCAGACAGCTCAGGTGCATACGCAAGGAATGAGTACAAGGAGCTCAGATGCtccatcttcccatacatagaaaagggATTAATTCCTTAATTTGAGATATACTTTTCTTTACTTAACAATAATCTTTTGATTCCAATTATCTGGTCTTTTGTCAGAAAAATCCATGTATTCTAGCACCTACCCCTTTGTCTCCTCAGAGTAGTCTCTCAGAATTATTTGAAAGGCTGTGTCCTGAACTTTAGACCTCAGTATTATCtaccaaataaaatataactgcATTGCCCTTAGTCTCCTCCCTCACtgctcttagcccacacaagaattGCCCTGTTGCCATGTCCTGTGCAAGTGGCTCCTGGCCACTTTATCCTGCCCCAGAGGTGCCCCACTGTCTGAGAATCCATGTGTATGCAGTGAAACTATTTCTATGGTGGCCggcccctcctcctctggccctccccagcaatggtgccttgcttctcctgtgggtccagacctctTCCAAGGTTCCCTCAGCTCCCCAGCCAATGGACACTTCTCCCTAGCCTTTCAAGCTGTCTCCACAGagccaaccctagtcttctcCCCAAACAGACTCCAAGCCTGATCTCCCCATCCAGCCCCCTCCTGagcttctcaggctgtggtgtccagagcagtggtgcagatgatctgtgcagctctcactctgctttgccctcctcagtccagctgatGAGTTTTCTCTGCAGGGACATTTGGAGGTCCCTCTGTCACAGCTGATCTCCTGATCAGTTAAGTGTCTTTCCCAGGTTTGGGTGcttttcctctttaacagctccctcaaAATGGTTCTAGTctgtcctgattctttttctctctctctatttttttttccttttgttctacccagttatgtggagggtttcttgccctttgtaGAGTTTCAAGGTTTTCTGTCAGTGTTCCATAGATGTTCCTTGAGAATTGTTCTACATGAAGCTGGGATTTTTCGATGTGTTTGTGGGTGAAGGTGAGCACCATGTCTCACTCCTCTGCCCTTTTGATTCTCTTCTTATGTGGGTTTCTGTGCCCTCAAtgatctgtatttgttttttttttaatttggatttatttattgaCAATTTGGTTTGACAAACAGGTATTGTTTGCCCAGTGACATGTGATCTTGTTTGCTTTAAAAacttttggatatttttaaaagtttctgaaaTCTCAATATCTAACTTAAGTTCTTTTAGCCTCCACCAACCTCTAGGGTACTTCACAGGAACACTGAGACATCTCAGAGGGGAGTATTAAACTAATTAGGCTGCTATGGAATGGTAAATTACTTGAGTAACACTGTCAAGTGATTGgggataaatatttgttatactGTATAAACATGTTTATCATAGATATTTAACGATGTATGTAAAAGTCCTAAGATGTGACATGCCCTGATACAATGATATTAGTCATAATCCTTGTTCTATCTTATAATGCAACATATCACAGAAATATCCCACTTTCATACCAATTACATTGTATTTAAATGCTTAACCATGCCATTTCAAGTTTTTTCCTTTACAGGCaatctttattttacattaatgCTCTCATAAAATGAAGATCTTTAAGAAAATGCATAAAGGGAACTTTTTGAGAAATTCAAGTTTCTGATAGCCTTTGTTTAGACAGTATCACTGCACTGAATAACATATGGCAAAATTCTAATGGAAAACCTGAAGACTTCATCCAGATCAACATTGTTTAATTACAGGGGACTGAAGGAACTCATAAATATCAATTATAGCTTTCTGGCATTTTTAGGGAAATACACTGGACTTTGgtatttcttttcctaaaaaggGTTCCTTCTATGCTATGACATAGAACCAGTTGATAAAGTAAACCTATGTGAACAAAGATGAACCATCTTATTTCTCTCTAGCTGATCTGTCCAGAATGTGGCTTCTCCAGCTACGCATCCAGTGGATTTGATGGTTTATTGCTACCAGATTATAAATCATTACATTAAtcattaatttaatttcattgcttttcaaattgttttgctttgtgtttctctgctGTGCTATGACCTAGGCAATGTTGCTAGCTATATGATTATATCCTGTCTATTTTATAAGATGTTTTCTCTTACCTAAATGAATGTGTATCCCAAACTCCAATAAAACTGAACATGTCTGAACATCTTGACTAAATAGATCACATTTATGCCTCTTAGGGAATGGTTGTAATGGTGTGATTCTAGGtatgagagagaggaagaagggaagatatTTCCTGCATCAGTTGGACTGGTAAGACAAGGATCCAGAAAATTATAAATTCTCAGCAGGGCTTAATCCATAAATTATCCCTGGGCATGGTACACCAACAGTATCTATTTCACCTGATCTGGGATGAATTTCCTAGTGACACAGGACATAAACTGTTCATGAAATGTCTGCCAGGTATTGGTTGAGTTTGGGGCCCAAAGAGAGGGACTGTGAATTAAAATATAGCAGGCCATGtgagtaaacaaaggatgtgaCAGCCCTCAAGCCCCCACATTACAGCCACCTTGAAAGAAAGCCCtgagaatggaaacaaaaagtaCCTGCCATGTAGCAGTCACCTGCTATAGAGATACTGGTTGAGGCACCCTGAGGAGATTCAGGATGAGGAAGCACAGGACACtgacccagagagctgaggtgcctatcaaaggaatgatttcagtgagcccagaccccTGCATCTTCCCAAACAGGGAAACGTCCTAAGTTCCTTAGATAGGGGGTTTTCTTCTATTAATGATTATCTTGATGTTCCGACTCCCCACTCCTTTTGTGCAAAACTCCTATATGTTCAGGTTCTCCCTTTGCCTCTTCATAACACTTTCTCTAAATTATCTCAGATGCTCTATCCCAGGCTTGAGTCCTCAGAATGCCCACCAAATAAAACATCACTCtcaaattttaggttttttttttttttaattgatactAGCagcacttgttgaagagactctttcactattgtatattcttacctccttggAGATTGTCATGCTCAACCTAGTAAACTTATTCTCCCCAGTACCATTCTGGGGCATTGATGTAAGGTCAAATTATGGAAGAAATAGCTCAAGTTGACCACTGACTACGAAAAGTGATTTTCTGAGATGTAACGTGAGTTGGAGTGTAGTAAACAGAGATGCATGGATTAACGGAGATGTAATAATGTAAAATCACCCGCTATTCTCCACACACTAAGAAGCACATTGCAGGTATaccccactttctgaaggttcaCATTTGCAACGTTGATTTTATGAATGTATATGTTAGTGTATATTTTCTCTTGTGAGAAAGAAATCTTAAGGGGATTTTTACCTTtactaaaaaaaatagtaataactttTACCATAATAGCATTTATCTTTTGTAAATGTGAAGTGGCATAACTTGAACTTTCAAAGAGAGGAAAATACTTACAGTGATGAAATATCTTGCTACACAAGAGATAATTCTACAACATATGGTTGATAACTCACTGAAGTTCAAAGTGATTTATGAATAGTAGAGATAATGTTGTTATCTATAGAATTTAAATGTATCACATATAATTATGTTTCATTATAATGTAAATAGGTTTGAATTCTAATGACTTTGGTTGCAATTTTGTAGCTGAAACTTTGAAAGGAAGCTGCATTCCAGTGTAATATTTCCCAGCACACTTTATGGAGGAACTATGTGTGTTGTGACAGGcaagtaaattaataaaactcTTCTggctttaatttgcttttctgtaaaatagggatgcTAATGATGGAACTACCATTTTTTACAAGAGTAAATCAGCAGAGGAGAATATGTGCGATAGTCAATAAAGTATTAAtttgttaatataaatatatgtatcacCTCTACAAAGCTGTAGTTTTGGAATAAAATCATATGCCTTCTTGTTCAAATTTGATAAAAGATATTGATCTTTGTTTTGAATGACTCAAGTCATggtatggaaaatgaaaacatttattttgtattcaaaGCTGTGAgccatagaatattttaaaaatggagcaaATACAGAGCAATGTCAAATTTGGGGGCTTATATTTTATGTCAAGTAAAGAGAGAGATTGTGAATTATTCATTCCACTTTTATGAGAGACTCTTCACTTTTGGTAAATTCACATTATGAAAAACCAGCTGTGATTGCTTTTGCAACTGTCCCTTTTCTATGCACATACTAAGAATTTCTATCCTTTGTTTTAATGTAGACTCAGCAATAATGGAAGAAGTTCTAAGACCAAGGTGCTCTGGAAAAGCCAATTTCATGCaagtaacaaaaatgaagaatttcataAAGGAGTAGAAGACTCTGGAGTAAAATATACTCTATACTCATAAAACTAGGGTTATACAGTTGTTTATCCATTGTCTATTCTGAAGTTATGAACATGAATATTCAAGCCTTGCCTAGAAATTAAATGTTATCAAATGTCTAATAAATGCCTAGCCACTGTtaaataatcaacaaatattagttTTGGTCTTTATTTCTGTCACCAATCCACAagatttcttagttttctttcacAATTTACAACAGATATCAACCTCCCTGTGTATATAAATTATCAATTTCTAGGCATCAGGCACAACCCAAGTTACTCTCCTCTTCAACAAACATTTCATAGCATTCTTCACCTCCATGTTTCTCACTGTATAAATGATAGGATTTAACATGGGAGTGAAGGTTCCATAGAACAAACTTACCAACTTATCCACAGGATAGGTGGCCAGAGGACGTACATAGACGAAGATACAAGGGACAAAAAAGAGTACCACTACTGTAAAGTGGGAACcacaggtggagagggctttgcGTCTTCCTTCAGAGCCATGGGATTTCAGAGATCTCAGAATGACCATGTAGGAGATGAGGagcatgaaaaaaatgagcaaacataTGCCCCCACTGTTAGCTGATATCACTATTGCACGCCAGTAGTTGTCACTGCAGGCAATTTGCAGCAGTGAGAAGAATTCACACATGAAGTGGTCAATGACTTTGGGACCACAGAAGGGCAAGTCAAATACAAAGAGAATTTGCACGGTGGCATGGAGTATCCCCCCAACCCAGGCCACCACCACTAGGAGCTGGCAGAGCCCATGGCGCATGATGGTTGTGTAGTGcagaggcttgcagatggccacatagcggtcataagccatggcAATGAGAACAATGATCTCTGACCCTCCCAGAAAGTGTTCCAAAAAGAGCTGAGTCATGCAGCCACCCCAGGAGATGGTTGTCCTCTGATAGAACAGGTCAATGGTAATTTTGGGGGTAGTGACTGAGGAAAAGGCGGCATCCATGAAGGCcaagtaagtgagaaagaagtacatgggagcTGAAAGCGTGGGGCTGAGGGAGATGGTAATGACAATGGACAGATTTGCCA
The sequence above is a segment of the Sus scrofa isolate TJ Tabasco breed Duroc unplaced genomic scaffold, Sscrofa11.1 Contig74, whole genome shotgun sequence genome. Coding sequences within it:
- the LOC100524015 gene encoding olfactory receptor 140-like, yielding MDLPMPPNNVTEFVLLGFTQNPHLRKILFVVFLFIFLFTLLANLSIVITISLSPTLSAPMYFFLTYLAFMDAAFSSVTTPKITIDLFYQRTTISWGGCMTQLFLEHFLGGSEIIVLIAMAYDRYVAICKPLHYTTIMRHGLCQLLVVVAWVGGILHATVQILFVFDLPFCGPKVIDHFMCEFFSLLQIACSDNYWRAIVISANSGGICLLIFFMLLISYMVILRSLKSHGSEGRRKALSTCGSHFTVVVLFFVPCIFVYVRPLATYPVDKLVSLFYGTFTPMLNPIIYTVRNMEVKNAMKCLLKRRVTWVVPDA